A single Bacillus sp. OxB-1 DNA region contains:
- a CDS encoding S41 family peptidase: MKRIQLIILALITLFLLTPAVTEASKLDDVKYFVETYYYGDIPKTLHSMKTVDEVINALDEYSRYLTREEYVTYIAAVGEAPVSHVANANPEITSHMMYGNTGYIKIPTFPANLGKEVTAHWNKLKKAGATELIIDLRYNGGGYVDSAEQLLGFFKGATNAYQLKTRDGSRLFKPVQSTVKFPQQTYVLVNRYSASASEIVAVALKDQDASVIVGETTKGKGSIQSFFEFDDGSALKLTTGHFTGPKGTVVHKKGVIPTIKTSPGQELFTMHQRLLNTRFANQNYKQVPSPQLVPMNKTFHLHFTQPMNFSGSQTSTKVDLVKLGGVAVPITTKPNGKDTLDIIPKKHLQPGGSYVLVIHPGMQNDKGRTVKQGTYTPITVQPVK; encoded by the coding sequence TTGAAACGGATTCAGCTAATAATCCTTGCACTCATCACACTATTTCTACTCACACCCGCCGTCACCGAGGCTTCGAAACTCGATGATGTCAAATACTTTGTCGAAACCTACTACTACGGCGACATCCCGAAAACCTTGCATTCTATGAAAACCGTGGATGAAGTGATCAACGCGCTCGATGAATATTCCCGCTATCTTACACGGGAGGAGTACGTTACATATATCGCGGCGGTAGGGGAGGCACCCGTCTCGCATGTCGCCAACGCTAACCCGGAAATCACCTCCCATATGATGTACGGCAATACGGGGTATATCAAAATCCCGACCTTCCCGGCTAATCTCGGCAAGGAAGTCACGGCTCATTGGAACAAGCTGAAAAAAGCCGGGGCGACGGAACTGATCATCGACCTCCGCTACAACGGTGGCGGCTATGTCGATAGCGCGGAACAGCTGCTCGGCTTCTTCAAAGGAGCCACCAACGCCTACCAATTAAAAACGCGCGACGGTAGCCGACTATTCAAACCGGTCCAATCCACCGTCAAATTCCCGCAACAAACCTACGTCCTCGTCAACCGCTATTCCGCGTCCGCTTCTGAAATTGTCGCAGTCGCGCTGAAAGACCAGGACGCCAGCGTCATCGTCGGGGAGACGACAAAAGGAAAGGGGAGCATCCAGTCGTTCTTCGAATTTGATGACGGCAGTGCGCTCAAACTGACGACCGGGCATTTCACTGGTCCAAAAGGGACGGTGGTCCATAAAAAAGGCGTCATTCCGACAATCAAGACAAGCCCGGGTCAAGAGCTGTTTACGATGCACCAACGGCTCCTGAACACCCGTTTTGCCAATCAAAACTATAAACAGGTCCCGAGCCCGCAACTCGTGCCTATGAACAAAACGTTTCATCTCCATTTCACACAACCGATGAACTTTTCGGGCAGTCAAACGTCCACTAAAGTGGATCTGGTGAAATTGGGCGGTGTCGCAGTGCCGATCACGACCAAACCGAACGGCAAGGATACACTCGACATCATCCCGAAAAAGCACCTGCAACCGGGCGGATCCTATGTACTCGTCATCCATCCAGGTATGCAAAACGACAAAGGGCGCACAGTAAAGCAAGGGACCTATACGCCGATCACGGTCCAGCCCGTCAAGTGA